A part of Myxococcus landrumus genomic DNA contains:
- a CDS encoding DUF2135 domain-containing protein — protein MLSVILALLLSQTPPAANPRQQGVPIGKGKTLPTVKLSAPTGGWTVDRMLLVEGTISDNTIDPVVVSINGDRYLMRTFNGRFSRKFPAGSGKNIVTVMATNQAGTARAQATSYAQIPPVPFKVILTSDTDGVYTDLHVYEPTDTSVKDSALQISSMAHVYWAETSSPSGGTFFLNSQGGDFDQPAYGPYLYIHRAPPKGVYLVATNYWPSGDKAHTLATLNLALFEGTPNEVRRMVRIPLATPGTTRVLAWVNVLGDGQAEVYVPSQDPKPTRAGWPNNLDAALKELQSNGDGGGEY, from the coding sequence ATGCTTTCCGTCATCCTTGCCCTGCTGCTGTCGCAGACGCCCCCTGCCGCCAACCCGCGCCAGCAGGGCGTTCCCATCGGGAAGGGCAAGACGCTGCCCACCGTGAAACTCAGCGCCCCCACCGGAGGTTGGACGGTGGACCGGATGCTGCTTGTCGAGGGCACCATCAGCGACAACACCATCGACCCCGTGGTCGTCTCCATCAACGGCGACCGCTACCTGATGCGCACCTTCAACGGGCGCTTCAGCCGCAAGTTCCCCGCGGGCAGCGGCAAGAACATCGTCACGGTGATGGCCACCAACCAGGCCGGCACGGCGCGCGCGCAGGCCACCAGCTACGCGCAGATTCCGCCCGTCCCCTTCAAGGTCATCCTCACCAGCGACACCGACGGCGTGTACACGGACCTGCACGTCTACGAGCCCACGGACACCAGCGTGAAGGACTCGGCGCTGCAGATTTCGTCCATGGCGCACGTGTACTGGGCCGAGACATCCAGCCCCTCGGGCGGCACCTTCTTCCTCAACTCGCAGGGCGGTGACTTCGACCAGCCCGCGTATGGCCCGTACCTCTACATCCACCGCGCGCCCCCCAAGGGCGTCTACCTGGTGGCGACCAACTACTGGCCCAGCGGCGACAAGGCCCACACCCTGGCCACGCTCAACCTCGCGCTCTTCGAGGGCACGCCGAACGAGGTCCGCCGGATGGTGCGCATCCCCCTGGCCACGCCGGGCACCACGCGAGTCCTCGCGTGGGTGAACGTGCTGGGGGACGGTCAGGCGGAGGTGTACGTGCCTTCGCAGGACCCCAAGCCCACGCGCGCGGGCTGGCCCAACAACCTGGACGCGGCCCTCAAGGAGCTCCAGTCCAACGGCGACGGCGGCGGCGAGTACTGA
- a CDS encoding glyoxalase, whose protein sequence is MIQGIDHIQLAMPRGEEPRARAFYGGLLGLREVPKPPELAKRGGLWFELADGRALHLGVEEPFLPAKKAHPGFRATELDALGARLLGAECVVTWDSSVPGVRRFHSADPFGNRLEFQEQSAER, encoded by the coding sequence ATGATTCAAGGGATTGATCACATCCAACTCGCGATGCCTCGGGGCGAGGAGCCCAGGGCGCGGGCGTTCTACGGAGGCTTGTTGGGGCTGCGAGAAGTTCCCAAGCCCCCGGAGCTGGCGAAGCGGGGCGGGCTCTGGTTCGAGCTGGCCGACGGACGCGCCCTCCACCTGGGCGTGGAGGAGCCGTTCCTCCCCGCGAAGAAGGCGCACCCCGGCTTTCGGGCGACGGAGCTGGATGCGCTGGGGGCACGGCTGCTCGGGGCGGAATGCGTGGTGACCTGGGACTCCTCGGTGCCGGGGGTTCGCCGGTTCCACAGCGCGGACCCGTTCGGGAACCGGTTGGAGTTCCAGGAGCAGTCAGCCGAGCGCTAG
- a CDS encoding GNAT family N-acetyltransferase: MRIRRAEAGDTAGIAAIILPTIREGTTYALDADMSEAAALAYWMSPDKETFVAEEDGVILGTYFIRPNQAGGGKHVCNCGYMTSRAATGRGIARLMCAHSLEHARSRGYRAMQFNFVVSTNERAVKLWQALGFAIVGRLPLAFHHPTAGDVDALVMHQHL; the protein is encoded by the coding sequence ATGCGCATCCGGAGAGCCGAGGCGGGTGACACCGCTGGAATTGCAGCCATCATCCTCCCCACCATCCGCGAAGGCACGACGTACGCGCTCGACGCGGACATGAGCGAGGCGGCCGCGCTGGCCTATTGGATGAGCCCGGACAAGGAGACGTTCGTCGCGGAGGAGGACGGGGTCATCCTCGGCACCTACTTCATCCGTCCGAACCAGGCGGGTGGCGGGAAGCACGTCTGCAACTGCGGCTACATGACGAGCAGGGCCGCGACGGGCCGAGGCATCGCGCGCCTCATGTGCGCGCACTCGTTGGAGCACGCGCGCTCGCGTGGCTATCGCGCCATGCAGTTCAACTTCGTCGTCAGCACGAACGAGCGCGCCGTGAAGCTCTGGCAGGCGCTGGGCTTCGCCATCGTCGGGCGCCTGCCGCTCGCGTTCCATCATCCGACCGCGGGCGATGTCGATGCACTCGTGATGCACCAGCATCTCTGA
- a CDS encoding DUF1175 family protein — protein sequence MLAALSLLLLLEATAPAAPAPESRDVLLRRQVAQLALAQVRKQDPAWHPDQRDCAGLIRFVFRIAYKNIAPERLASPLWSDANGKPSDFADAESLLQHSLVPLGRDEATRERVRTGDVLAFRQEQDAGPIFHLMLVVRPEDRAHAPARVVYHPGEKGAAVRTGLLHNLADEAPREWRPVPANSAFLGFYRFKEWMP from the coding sequence ATGCTCGCCGCCCTGTCCCTGCTCTTGCTCCTGGAGGCCACCGCCCCGGCCGCGCCCGCGCCAGAGTCGCGCGACGTGCTGCTGCGTCGGCAGGTGGCGCAGCTGGCGCTCGCGCAGGTGAGGAAGCAGGACCCCGCGTGGCATCCGGACCAGCGCGACTGCGCGGGCCTCATCCGCTTCGTCTTCCGCATCGCCTACAAGAACATCGCGCCCGAGCGTCTGGCTTCACCGCTGTGGTCGGACGCGAACGGCAAGCCCTCTGACTTCGCGGATGCGGAGTCGCTCTTGCAGCACAGCCTGGTGCCGTTGGGCCGGGACGAGGCCACGCGTGAGCGCGTGCGCACCGGGGACGTGCTGGCGTTCCGCCAGGAGCAGGACGCGGGCCCCATCTTCCATCTCATGCTGGTGGTGCGCCCCGAGGACCGGGCGCATGCACCCGCGCGTGTCGTCTATCACCCGGGGGAGAAGGGCGCCGCGGTGCGCACCGGGCTCCTCCACAACCTCGCCGACGAGGCGCCTCGAGAGTGGCGTCCGGTGCCCGCGAACAGCGCGTTCCTCGGCTTCTATCGTTTCAAGGAATGGATGCCATGA